The sequence tgtgtgtgtgtgtgagtgtgtctgtgtgtgtgtgtgtgtacgtgtgtgtgtgtttccgtaggtgtgtgtgtgtgtgtgtgtccgtgtctgtgtgtttgtgtgcgtgtgtgtgtgtgtgtgtgtgtgtgtgtgtgtgtgtgtgtgtgtgtgtgtgtgtgtgtgtgtgtgtgtgtgtaaatgtgtgtgtgtcactctgccTGGGTTTTTCTCCATGTCCTCAAGTGTGCGCGACTCTACGGGTGGGTGTGTAAGTTACCTTGGCGGGTAGATGAGTGAATCAGTGTGTGTAAGATAGCGCAGAGACGTAAAAGCTGCAGTAAGAATTCAACAGTTGGCTGTCAATGTAAATTCAGTTTGCTTCCGTAATCTGCCTCCAACTTCTCTGGGAAATAACACCTTCCCCACCAGCCATTAAAGAGGAAGAAAGCTGCACAGCCCTATTGTGTTAAGTCCTGGTGTTCGTCACATTCTGTGTCCCTATCAATCACTCCCTGTTTAACGCACgtctgctctcacacacacacacacacacatgcacacacacacacacacacgcacacacacacacacacacacacacacacacacacacacacacacacacacacacacacacacacacacatacacacacgaatgcTGTCTCTAATCCCTGTccttctgtttctgtctgtctgtttattcaCCGCATATTCCTCGCAATTAGGCAGCAAAATCAACTCCCAATCCGCAAAAGGCAACTGACAGAAATCACTGTCAAGAGGAGGACCGGTAAACAACCAAGATAGTCAAACACCACTGAAAAATCACTTCAAATACTTTGAATCAAAAAGGTATTCAATACAGAGGTGCAGTGCCGTACACTTTGTGATTAGAGGCTAGTGAGGACTGAGCAAAGATAAGGCTAAGAAACAAGACATGAATACCAAAGAAACGTAAAGGTGCTGCACCAAAGAGTTCTTTACAATTTGAATAACCTATTTTATATTGAAACAAGAGGACGTTTCTTTTTTCTCCATGTTGGTGGGTCCAGATATTAGCATGTCCACTCCTCTCTTTCCCATAGAATACAATAGAAGCTTTATTCGTCATTGGGTTAAATACAGTGTATTTACACAGcgaaattattataattatctaacaacaataacccctccccctgccttccaCTTACGGCACATTTAAGTGTCCGAGAATTAACTGCTGTGAATTCTCCATTCACAGCAGTTAAATCATCACACAACCTTAAAAAAAGAATGGCAACAATTTATATTGTGGCTAAATGTATCATGGTATAATCATAACATCCCCCCTATCGTCAGATTCCTGCCAACACACAGACTTAGTACAGCCGCTCTTGTGTCTCCAAATTGTGTCTTTCAACCAATTAACCTTGTGTaattcttactctctctctcgacctccCCCAACCCCTTCGTGTTTGTTTTGGACAAGAAGGCTTACTGGCAccccaaacacacgcatacatccaggtacacacacacacacacacaggcgcacacctTTCAATTTGTGCGGTGAGTTAATCTTTATTGACGGCCAGGTTCCTGGTAAATAAGCAGCAGAGCTAACAGAAAGGTGGCAGTGCGTTCAGAGCAGATGTCTTGTCCTTTAATTAAAAACCTAAAAAAACGCACTTGGTTCCAAGCAGACCGATGTTAACGACCGACTTTATCTCTGTACTCGCCTGGCGGGGATTAGAACCTACGGTGTCATTCTACACGGAatgtcttgtttgtgtgtgtgtgtgtgtgtgtgtgtgtgtgtgtgtgactgtgtgtgtgactgtgtgtgtgactgtgtgtgtgtgtgtgtgtgtgtgtgtgtgtgtgtgtgtgtgtgtgtgtgtgtgtgtgtgtgtgtgtgtgtgtgcaagataGAGTGATAGAAAGTGAGGGAGTAAGAGATAGATGGTCGAAAATGACCAGCAAGGATATATGATTTATTAAGATGTATCGAATACACcgttaaacacagaaaaacagaccACATATCAACTcaaaaactattattattagtcGTACGCAATCAATCAACATTCACCTGGAGGATGAAGGGTTTTGTGCTCACTGACTGGTGGATCTTCTCCCTCTGTGAACGAGGTAACGCTACGGGGACATCAAAACTAAAGCATCCAGTGGATTCATATCCGCAGCCGTTTGCCCGGGCATGCTACACTCCGCCGTCGGCTTCAAGCAACAAGTGACTCTGTATGGTCGATAGGCTGTGTCTCCACCTTCAGATTCAGTGTGCATACACATAAGGCACTGACTATAGTAAGAGAGGATGCACAGTAGCACGATAGAACACATCCAATCGATTCATCGACACATGGTATTCTGCTGAGGAGCCACGCATTTAGTCAAACCCTGCTTAATGAATCACGGTCCTGCGCTGGTCCGTTGcttcctctcgttctctctcattTTGTTGACCGCTCTTTCCTGCTCAAACAAACGCCCACAgtcacaatcacgcacacatgaacacacacacacacacacacacacacacacacacacacacacacacacacacacacacacacacacacacacacacacacacacacacacacacacacacacacacacacacacacacaaaaccccaaGCCACATTCTGTACCACTGCACTCCATCCATGAGTCCTTCTTCTTGTATGCCActtttgatgttgttgttttcctACTTTGTCTATCAATCCAGATGCACAATAAATACATCGACAAGCTATCAAACTGGAAAATATTTTCTGTTGATATATTCAATTTGTTGGATTGATAATATTTTGTTGGTTTGATAACTATGGTTTGATAATATTTtgtcctcaaataaattgtcTTAATTCCTTTGAGGTAAGTGTCTCTAACgaaaatattaaaaaacaaatctgTCAGCATGGAGGTGTCATATTGACTTGGTGCATTGTAATGCATCGATATGACCTGAATCCATCTGGAATGttgaaatgtattattaatgttaCAACTTATAACAAACGCAGCGTCATAAAATGATTGGACTTTTTCTTACAGTAAAGTCCTCTGTTTTCTTACTCTAATAATCTTTTTAGAAGATGCATAAGACATTCTTCATATACAGCACGCATCGGCATAATTGATCAACCAACTATTGATTCTTCTAAAACTTGAAATGGATGATATGAACGAGACTTGCACAATGTATTCAATGACCTCTTGTCAAGCAGATGGTTGATTGGCTGTACAGAGCACCCTGGaatggaagacagacagacagacagacagacagacagacagacagacagacagacagacagacagacagacagacagacagacagacagacagaggttaACTAGGCAGACTTGAATTTCCAGGAGTGTGATGTCTATTAATGGTTAGAGCACAACGGCAAGCTGAATGATCAATTCAATTGTAACCACTTCCATCCATAATTGAGTGAGAAAAGCAGatagacataaaaaaaaaagagttctaCAGACAAAGTTGTTGCAAGGGGGCTTCCAACAACAAATTGAGAATTTGTTATTTATAAGCATTTAAATGTGGTAACTCCACTCATTCATTGTCCACGAGAAACACCAGATGTCTACATAGGTCTCTTTCACACGACCAGCTAACCGTTTGGTGATGCGGAGTGATTttggtccaagccaacaggccTGGGAGCTGATATGCGTATAGCAAAGAGGGTGGGATGCTGGTATGACGGTTTACACccctgtgtgcgcgcgcgcgcgcgcgcgttttTATGTGCGCTATTGTTCACGAAGTAATTTGTACGTCACATCATGCTTGGGTCTCCCGCTGACGACAGGGCCCCCGTTATCCCCGCTGACGTCAGCATCTCACACACTACTTAAATCCGACAGCGACTGTCAGCTCAGACTTTACCGACAACTCCGCGTCTTCGTTGTTACCGTGAAGAAAAACACGTAAGCCGCTGCGCTCGAGGGGTTTTCGTCCTGCGTCGTGTCTGCCCGTAACTCGTGCGACCATCCAAGAAACATACTTCAGGGAGCGCGCCCTGATTGGTTAAACGCTGACCGCTCTTCCCACAGCTGCTGCGCGTGCCAAAGAGGGGCCCCTCGTGGAGATATATTCTGTGCTGCACCTCGCGCCTCTCAACAGTTACTTTCCTCTGAATCCTGAGGGCACGCGGACTTACCACATCAAAACAGAGGCAAGTGAAGGATTTAATTCGCACCTGTTTCTTCCTCCTTTATCTCCCAAATAACACTTCGTTATGCTAATCCGACACTTTTGAACTGAATTTCCATCAGTTCTTCTGTATCTCAATTCAGTATAAAATTGGTTTTAACTTGGATTTTTGGGCATTTGTTGTTGCATTGCAGTTAATTAATGTCGCACTGTTTTATATTCTGATATTTTAAAGGAAATGTCGGGCCAAATTAACAAAAcgaattgattgattgaatgaaTGTCCTATTCGGTCCTTTGCCTACTCTAGTGAACAAAATGCTGTTTTAATGATGCACAGTCTAAAATATTCCTCTGTTTCTGCTCTCTTGCAGCCGATGGCTTTTGGGCACGCGAGCTGTGTGTGGACTCTGGTTCTGGGCGCGTGTGTTGCGCTCGCCATGGGAACTGACTGCGGGAAGGAGTGCGCGCTCTGCGTCTACCGCTTACTGggacagcagcctccccttACCTCTCCGGTAACCTCAAACGCGTCCGTCACAAATATGAACaaccacaatggaaacattttaCATCTAATTTGATATTTGGTTTAAAcatttaggcctacatttttttAACGTAAATTTGATCAAGCACTATGTCATTCTGTCTTTCATTAAGGCGTTAGAATTAAGTTTGACATTTGATATACGTTGATACTAACTGACGTGTGGTTTAACTTGAGACAGCGCAGCCTCATTTGTCAAACAGTGCGTAGGCCTATCTTCTCTTTATTTAGGGAGAGCAGAACCATTATCTCAATGTTCGTTCAATGTCTGCTCAAGATTTGGTAAATACAATATCAAAATCGctcattaaaataaaatgaattcatTGCAGACACAAAACCTCTGCAATAGCCGGGAACTGCCTGTTCTCCTATAGGCCTATGTAATAAAATACCACTTAGACTACTATCATCGTTAACGTTATGATATGCCTATCGAATCAGACCACTTTAATTTGTGGGACTCTTATTGTAATCTAGTCTTCGAGCCATCCGTCATCCTTTGAATGTCGTCTCCTCTGCCTCTGGTTCCTCTTAACCCCAAGTGGTCCGtctcatctcctctcatttCCATCAGCTTGTTAATGTGTGACGCGCTGTCAGGGCTCTTGTCGCGCGCTGCTCTCCGCCCACTCAGGTACCACATgaaagtaaggatgttcataatgTGCTGGGTGACTTGCCCCGCGTATCCTCGGTGAAGGGCCACGCGAAAATGAGTCACGACTGACAAGTTTCCGTTTCGATTTTTTGACCCGCAAAgtgttatttttatgttttattcataggCCTAAGTTTATGTCCCTTTTACTGAGATAAAGCACGCCACATAGGAAGTAGCCTAGGCCTATGACTGCTGTAGTAAAAAACGAAAACAATTAGTTCCGTAAAAATGACGTGGATAAAGGCGCGCAACATGCACCCACCCCAGAACAGCAGAGCCCCGCTTTAGATGTAGATATTAATTTATACCCTATAGCCGCCAGGGGGCATTAGTGCGGGCGTTACGGCGCCCTGTGGCTCGCAATGACTTCGATTAAATTTTCCTCTTCATTAATTCCACCATTATAAGCCCGTGGCGATGAAAGCTCAGCATGAATTCGACATGCATGTCACCAAAATGAATCTCTAAGGATCAAATAAGTGAAATCCAATGAGCAATAGGTGTTAAGAGGTGGAATTTATCTGAGATTTCCGACCcccatagaaaataaaaaagatgcTTTAGTCAAGTGTTCGGCGGGATCAGCAAGTGGGTGACGATAAACTCATGCAGTTATCCAACCATTCTAGTATAACATACTGTGCTGTGCGAGTACACTGAGAAAGGTTTTAGGACAGATGGTTGTAATGAGCAATTCATTTTGTTGCCGATGCACTGGGATTAAGAGAATAATGTAGATCACAAAATGGGACCCTTAGATTTCCCCAAACCGTCTGCAGTTTGTTGTAATATCACCACTGCAGTTTTTCTCTCTCCGTTTCTACCTTAGTTTCCCtcatccatctttctctctctttctctctctttctctctctttttctctctttctctctctctctcgctctttctctctctctctctctctctctctctctctctctctctctcccccccccctctctctctctccccccctctctctctctctctctcttactctctctctctttctctctctctcgcttactctctctcttactctcttttcctttttctctctcttatgctctctctctctctcactttctctctccaatCTCTAAcattctttctcactctctccctcactctcttcctttctctccctctctctcttacactctctctctttctctctcgccctctcttactcttttactctctctctctctttcaatttgTTCCTTCTACAAGTTGCTCTCCTATTGTGAGTCAGGCACGCGCTCTCTGTCCCACAGACAATGGGCATCTTCAGCGTGCCGTGTCTGCGGCACGCTGAAGATCAGACCGCTGCCTTTTGTCTCCATTGCTCCCATCCCCTCCCATTGTCGTGCAGCGCCGGTCTCTCCATCGGCCCGTCTCCTTCGCTTTCTTCAACTGTCTCGCtgtctttctctcgttctcccgTCATCTTGATTACAATCTTCTTCAATTCAGTTCGATAAGCTGGAGTTTGTCACGCTTCCAAGCGAAGTTGCACGTGCACGCGTGGCAGCAGTGTCACTGCCCACAACCTATTGGCCGACGGAACGAGTCAAACAAGAGTCGCAAGACAGAGCGTTAACCTACGGGCGCATTAAATGTAATCGAACAGTATACAGTGTCTTAAACGTAACCCCCAATCTAGTCGTTGGGTGAAAACAGATTGAAGAAACAGCCCTGAGGTTGTCCCTGATAAGAATAACCCTGATACAAATCAATACGTACTATGAGTGTGAAGGCATGACGTATGGTGTGTGTGATGCGCCCGTCTTTAACGGGGACATTAGACCTCGCTCATGGCTGTTCCCCCCGCGGGCTTCTGTCCCCCGTCAGTTCCAGACGTGCTCGCTGGAGTGCGAGGGGGGCGTAGACAGCCGGAAGCTCCGCCTCTGCAGGGAGCTCCTATTGGACGAGGAGAACCCAGCCCCCGCcctggacgaggaggaagacgtGGACCCAGACGCCCCCGCGGCCCCCGCGGACCCCCAGGCCGAGGCCCCGGAGCACCAGCTGGTCAAGAAGTACGGGGGCTTCATGAAGCGGTACGGGGGCTTCATGGCCCGCCGCGCCCCCCCCGCCTCCGTCCTGATGCAGGGGGCgccggaggaggcggggggccccgggaggggggaggggcggggggaggacggggagcagcaggagcaggaggaggaggaggaggagaacatccGGCTGGAGATCCTGAAGATCCTGAACGCGGAGGCGGAGGGCCGGGCGGCCCACGGCGCCGAGGCGGAGGGCCGGGCGGCCCACGGCGCCGAGGCCAAGCGCTACGGGGGCTTCATGCGCCGGGCGGGGCTGCAGGCCGACCCCCTGGAGGCCGTGCTGGGCCGCGCGCTGAAGAAGCGTTATGGGGGCTTCATGAGGCGCGTGGGCCGGCCCGAGTGGCTGGTGGACGACTCCAACAAGAGCGGGAACGGCGTGCTGAAGCGCGCCTGGGAAGACGGGAGAGAACTGCAGAAGAGGTACGGGGGCTTCATGGACTAGAAGACCCTCAGCccaaaccccgccccccccatctAATGATATTCTGGACTTGTTAGTgttttaacccccccccaccccgccc is a genomic window of Gadus morhua chromosome 8, gadMor3.0, whole genome shotgun sequence containing:
- the LOC115549596 gene encoding proenkephalin-A, producing MAFGHASCVWTLVLGACVALAMGTDCGKECALCVYRLLGQQPPLTSPFQTCSLECEGGVDSRKLRLCRELLLDEENPAPALDEEEDVDPDAPAAPADPQAEAPEHQLVKKYGGFMKRYGGFMARRAPPASVLMQGAPEEAGGPGRGEGRGEDGEQQEQEEEEEENIRLEILKILNAEAEGRAAHGAEAEGRAAHGAEAKRYGGFMRRAGLQADPLEAVLGRALKKRYGGFMRRVGRPEWLVDDSNKSGNGVLKRAWEDGRELQKRYGGFMD